Genomic window (Stenotrophomonas maltophilia):
GATCCTGTATGCGGACAAGATCACCCGTTCGATGCAGGCGGCGATCGACGAGACCGACCGTCGTCGCGCCAAGCAGGTCGAGTACAACGAGCAGCACGGCATCGTGCCGCGCTCGGTGGCGCGTCCGATCACCGACGTGCTGGAAGGTGCGCGCTCCGATGCGGCCGAGAAGGAAGCAAAGAAGGGCAAGGGCAAGGGCAGGCCCGGCGTCGCCGAGGAGGGGAGTGACTATCGATCGCTCAGCCCGGCCCAGCTGGCGTCCCGTCTCAAGGCGCTGGAGCAGCAGATGTACCAGCACGCCAAGGACCTGGAATTCGAGGATGCCGCGCGCGTGCGTGACCAGATCCGGCAGCTGAAGGAAGCGAGTCTGGGCTGAACGCGGCAGTGCAGCATCTTCTTCACAAAAGTGTTGCGCTTCACGGCCGGCATCCGTAATATACGCGGCCTGCACCGACGCAATCGCGGACGTTCAGAAGCAAAAACGGGCGGTTAGCTCAGCGGTAGAGCACTACCTTGACATGGTAGGGGTCACAGGTTCGAACCCTGTACCGCCCACCACGAAGTCTCCGGAAGGGGGCTGTCGTGAACTGCAAAGCCCGGCCCTGGCGCCGGGTTTTTACGTAGCAAGGCCAGCTTTCGGGCGGCAAGAACAAGATGGGCGGTTAGCTCAGCGGTAGAGCACTACCTTGACATGGTAGGGGTCACAGGTTCGAACCCTGTACCGCCCACCACCTGGCTCCCGGCATTGCCGGTGCAGCGGTGGATCACGATGGAAGCCGGCCATGGGCCGGCTTTTTTTCGTTTTAGGCATCGACCACGGTTGCACATGGTCAGCGCTGCACGACCAGGTCTTCGACGCTGATCATCCGCTGCAGCTTCCAGTGACCGTCCACGCGCTCCCAGAGCTGGGCAACGCGAACCGTCGCACCACGCGTGGGCTGGGCATCGGCGGGTTGGTGTTGCAGGGGCTGGTTGGCCAGCCTCAGGACCCGGTCCTGGCGCAGCCGGTAGAGCAGCAGGGAGGGCGAACCGCAATCCTGTCGTACGGCTTCCGGCTGCTGGGTTTCGGCACGCAGGATCTGGCTGCGAAGGGCCGCTTCAGTGGGCTCGTTGCCAGCGCTGAACAGGCTGGAGAGCAGCAGCATCAAGGCAAGCATCGGCATGGCACGGTGCTCCAGCGGGAAAGTGCACGCAGGCTGGCATGACATGTGGGGTGCTGCAGCCGGCCTGCGACGAAGGCCGGAATTGAACCGCCAAAGACGGTCGGGGGGCGATGAATCCGGGCAGTGCAGGCGTAGACTGCGGTCTACCGCGCAATCGCGCCGTCACTGCAAGGAGCTGCCGCATGAGCGATCACGTCCCGGTTTCCAGGCCCAATCCGTTCTTCGAACTGCTGTTCGGCGGCAACATGCTGGAGGGTACCTTCAAGGCGGTGATCTGGGTGGCCCTGCTGGCGGCAGTGCTGGCGTGGACCACGTTCCGCTGAGTCTTCCCGCTGCCGCGCAGCACCGGCGGCATTGCTGGCCTGCGCTCAGGCGCTGAAGGCCTGGCGCAGGCTGCGCAGGGTGGCCTGGCGATGTTCCTTCGCGCTCGCCTCGCCCATTTCCAGTTCCTGCAGGCGCAGCCCGACCAGGGTCATCGAAAGCGCGTAGCCGCGCGCTGCATCGGCAGCCCGCGAAAGGCCCAGTGCGCGGCGCGTCAGCGCGTTCACGTGTTCCAGGTCGGGCAGTAGCCCCAGGTAGGCGCGCTCGGCGCTGTCCAGGTCCGGGGCACGCAGGATCGCGTGCGCTTCAGCAGCAGGGGAGACGGAGGCCATGGGGGGTCCTTGTCCGTTGCGGGCGCTCGATCAGAACGAGCGCATCAGGGAAATGAAGGCCGAGGTCTGCGTACCGCGACGGGCCATCGGGCTGTCCTTTACGGCATCGCCGAACCACTGGTTGGCGACGACGCCGGTCGCGCGCCACTTCGTGCCCAGCGGTGTACTGACCGCGATCTGCAGGCTCGGTGATGTCGCGCTGCCCGGGTTGTAGGCGGCAAGTCCCGAGCGCAGCGCTTCTTCGTCGGTAATGCCGTAGTAGTAGTCGAGCAGGCGCGCACTGGAGTGCACTACGCCGACCCTGGGTACCCAGGTGAAGCGGCCGGCCTGGATGGGATAGCTGTAGTGCAGGCGCGACTCCATGCCACCTCCGTGCCCGGTGACCTCGCGCATCACGCTGGCCTCGACGATGCCCCAGTCGGCGCTGTATTCACCATTGATGCCGGCCATGGCAGACATCTGCCGGCTGTGCAGGCGACGCAGCTGAGGGTCGTTCACGTCGTCGGTCTTGAAGCGCAGCGTGTAGGGCGTGACCGCCGCCGACAGGCGCAGGCCCTCGCGCTTGTACAGGTACATGCCCAGCGAGCCCGGGCTGGCGAAGAAGCGCTCGCCCTGCCAGGCAATGGACGGTACGACCAGCGGCTTGACGTCGTAGTGGGCGTAGGCCCCTGAGGTCGCACCGGCACTGATACCGGCCTGCACCCCCGTGTTCCGGTCGGCGGCGTGGGCGATCAACGGAAGGCCGATGGCAGCGGAGAACAGCAACGGGCGCAGCAGGGTCGGGGACAGCGACGGCATCGATCAGCCACTTTGCGGGGGATGGCTGTGCATGGTGTGGGCACAACATTGTCAGAACATTGCGCCTTGGCAATCGGCACGCGAAGGCGCCCAAATCCGGCGCCAGGCACTATGATCGGCACCGTTTCCGGTAGCCGAGCCCCTGATGCGCATCCTCCTGGTCGAAGACGATCCCGATCTGTCCCGTGCCCTGCAATCGGGCCTGGAGCGGCAGGGCGTGGTCGCCGACGTGGTCGGCAACCTGGCCGAAGCTGCGCTCGCGCTACGCGAGCCGGTGCACCAGCTGATGCTGCTCGACCGCCAGCTGCCCGATGGCGATGGCGTGGCTTTCGTTGCCACCGCGCGCGCACTGCGCCCGAACTTGGCGGTGATCATGCTGACCGCCAAGGGCACGTTGTCGGACAAGGTCGAGGGGCTGGACGTCGGTGCCGATGACTACCTGGTCAAGCCGGTGGCGATCGAAGAACTGATGGCGCGCATCCGTGCAGTCTCGCGGCGGCCCTCGGCAATGGTGACGCCGAGCCTGCGGCTGGGCCGGCTGGAATTCGACTTCGAATCATTGCAGGCACAGGTGGAGGGCCAGCCGCTGGCGCTACCCCGGCGCCAGGTGCTGGTGCTGCAGGCGCTGGCGATGCGCCAGGGGCGCACGGTCACCCGCAGCGCACTGGAGGCGGCGGTGTACGGTTTTGATGATGAGATCCAGTCCAATGCGCTTGATGCGCACATTTCCAAGCTGCGCAAGGCGCTGCAGCAGGCCGGGGCCGGTGTGGAGATCCATGTGATCCGGGGCGTCGGTTACCTGCTGGCGGAGGCCTGAGATGGCCCGTCCGATCCGCTCCATCACGCTTGGCCTGGCCTGGCGGTTGTTCCTGGCGCAGGCCTTCACCGTGCTGTTCGCGGTGGTCGCGCTGATCCTGACCTGGGGCGACAAGGACTCCTGGGGCATGGACATGTTCACTGCCGAGGCAGTGGCCAAAGCCGTGCACAGCGAAGGTGGCAGGCTGGTGCTGGACCAGGCACGCTGGGAAACGCTCAACGCTGGGGCCGGTGGCAACCTCTGGTTCGCGGCGGTCGATGACAAGGGCATGTGGCTGGAGCGCGGCACGATTCCCGCGATCCACGCGCCGTTGCTGGCACGCTTGCCGACAGTGGGTGCAACCGAACTGGGTTCACTGGTGCCGCCCTATCTGGACGTGGCGCGGGTGATGATCCGCAACGAGGATGGGCGGCGCATCACGGTGATGGTGGGCGGGGCACCGAAGGGCGGGCTGCTGGATGGCGCGCTGATGGTGCTGCGCCTCATCGGTCTGTGGTTCTTCCTGCCGTTGATCGTGGTCACGCTGCTGGTGATGCCGACCGTGATCCACCGTGCGATGCGTGGCGTGCGTCGGTCCGCACAGCAGGCCAAGGAGCTGGATATCGGCCAGCCGGGTGCGCGTCTGGATGCGCAGCTGGTGTCGACCGAGGTCGCACCGCTGGTGGAAGCCTTCAACGACGCGATCGACAAGGTGCAGCAGGGGTATGCCGCGCGTGACAAGTTCCTCGCCGATGCCGCGCACGAACTGCGGGTGCCGATCGCGGTGGTGCAGGCGCGCCTGTCGCAGCTGCCACAGGGTGAGCTGAAGTCGCAGCTGCTGACCGACGTGGCGCGGCTGGGCAACGTCGCCGAGCACCTGCTGGATCTGCAGCGGCTCGATCGCAACGTCGGCGCGCTGCAGCGGCTGGACCTGGCGCTGCTGGTGCGTGAGGCGGCCGCTGATCTGGCGCCACTGGTGGTCGGTGCTGGCTATGGCTTCGAAGTAGATGCACCGGAGGCTCCGGTGTGGATCCACGGCGACAGCCTGGCGCTGGGCCGGGTGATCGCCAACCTGGTGCACAACGCCATCGTCCACGGCGGCGGGCGCGGCACTATCTGCGTGCGCCTGGACACGCGCGGCCTGCTGGAAGTCAGCGATCAGGGCGCCGGTATTCCGGTGAGCGACCGCGAAGCGATCTTCGAGCCCTTCCATCGCCTCCGCGCGGCGGGCAGCGGCAGTGGCCTGGGCCTGCATCTGGTGAAGGAAATCGTGCAGCACCACGGCGGCTCGGTCAGTGTTGGCGAGGCCGCCGGCGGCGGTGCCAGCTTCCGTGTCAACTTCCACCGCGGCACCGTCCGGCGCTGACAGCCACGCGGGTAAATCCCCGATAGGCAGCCTGTTACGCCTGGCGGCAGGCTGGTGGAATGGTTTCCGAACGTTCCGCACCGGCCCTGTTCGGCCCCGGCTGCGCCGCCGGTCTGGTGTTGGGCGCGCTGGCCTGTGTGCAGATGCCGGCGCTGCTGCCGCTGTGGCTGAGCGTGCCGATGGCGGTTGCCGGCGGCGCGGGTTGGTTGCTGCGCTGGCGCGGCCGCACCTGGGCTGCAATCGTGCTCGGCCTGGCATGGGCAACATTGCACGGGCACTGGGCCCTGCACGGCCAGCTGCCACCCGGCGCGCCGCCGCAGGATGTGCAGGTGCGCGGGCGGGTGGCTGATCTTCCGCAGAGCGGGCCCGGCTACACGCGTTTCGTGTTGCACGTGGATGAGGCCGATACCTTGCCAGCGTTGCGTGGCAGGCGCCTGCAGATCACCTGGAACGACCCGTGGCGCAGATCGTCAGCGCACGAGGCCGAGGGCGGACGTCATGCGGTTCGTGCGGGATCGCATTGGCAGTTGTCGTTGCGCGTGCGTGCACCACGCTCGCGGATCAATCCGGGTGGCTTCGATGGCGAACGCCATGCATTGCTGCGAGGTATTTCCGGCAATGGAACGGTGCGCGACCCGGGCGCTGCACATGAGCGCGTGCCCGCGCAGGGCCTGCCAGCCTGGCGCGAGCGCAGCAGTGACGCCATCGCCACGCAGGTGGCACATCCTGCCGCGCGATTCGTGCAGGCTTTGGCACTGGGCGACACTCGCGGACTGTCCGATACCGACTGGGAGCACCTGCGCGCGCTGGGCCTGACCCATCTGGTCGCGATTTCCGGGTTTCACGTGGGCGTGGTCGCTGGCTTCGGCGTACTGCTGTGCCGCTTGTCGTGGTGGTTGTGTCCGCTGCTGGGACGTTACTGGCCCCGGCCGCAGGCGGCGGCGTGGGGTGCGGCGCTGGCCGCAGCCGCCTACGCGGTGGCGGCCGGCGGCGCGCTGCCAACGGTGCGCGCGGCGCTGATGATCGGGCTGGTGGCACTGGCCCGTGCCGGACGTCGTCCGGTGGGTGCGGGGCAGGGGCTGGCCCTGGCCGCGATGGTGATGCTGCTGCCGGCGCCGCTATCGGTGTTGTCGGCCGGGTTCTGGCTCAGCTTTGGTGGCGTGCTGTGGCTGCTGTGGTGCCTGCCGCGGACCGGGCCGGAGGGCGTCGGCGGTGGCCTGCGCGGCTTCCTCGCTGCGCAGGGTGTGGCCAGCCTCGGCCTGCTGCCGCTATGCGTGGCCTTGTTCGGCGGCACCGCGCGCTTGGGCCCGCTGGTCAATCTGCCGATCATTCCGTGGTGGACGCTGCTGGTGGTGCCGTTGTCGCTGCTGGGTACCGGCCTGCACGCGCTGCATGACGGCGCCGGGCGCTGGGCCTGGCGTGCCGCTGCCTGGCTGTTCGAGCTCAGTTGGCAGGCCCTGCAGCCACTTGCGCTGCACCCGCAGGCGATGTGGTGGCTGGCCGAGGCGCCGCGCTGGGCAGTACCGGCGGCGTTGCTGGGGGTGTTCTGGTGGCTGCTGCCACGCGGCGCCGGCGGTGGCCTGGCGGGCCTGCTGCTGTGCCTGCCGCTGTTGTGGCCCGCCCGGCATGCACCGGCCGAAGGGGAACTGGAGCTGCTGGTGCACGATGTTGGCCAGGGCACCGCGGTGTTGCTGCGCACGGCGCGGCACGCACTCTGGTACGACGTGGGGCCGCCGACCGGAGGCGATGGCAATGAGCGGATCCTGGTGCCGGTGTTGCGTGCGCTGGGGCAGGGGCCGCCGCAGCAGGCGATGCTCAGCCATGACCATCTGGACCACACCGGCAGCCTGCCGAGCCTGCGCCGGCAATTGCCTGGGCTGCAGCTGATGGCGCCGCCCGGCAGCGCCATCGGCGGGGCCCGGCCGTGCCAGCAGGGCATGCGCTGGCAGTGGGATGGTGTCGACTTCCAGGTGCTGCACCCGGCACCGGGTAGCCGGCAGGCCGAGAATGAAGACAGCTGCGTGCTGCGCGTCGCCAGCCGTCATGGCGTGGTCCTGCTGCCGGGCGACATCGGCCGCCCGGCCGAGCAGGTGCTGTTGCACGCGTCTCCGGCGGCATTGAAGGCGGATGTGGTGCTGGTGCCGCATCATGGCAGCGGTGGCAGCTCCAGCGCGCCGTGGGTGGCCGCCGTGGCGCCACGGTTGGCGGTGGTCTCGGCCGGGCACCGCAACCGCTTCGGCCATCCACGCCAGGACGTGGTCCAGCGCTGGCAGGCGCAGGGGGCGGAAGTGCTGGCCACGGCCGACTCCGGGGCGATCCGCGTATGGCTTGGTGCACAAGGGCTGCAGCTGCGTGAACAGCGTATCCACGCATCCCGGTGGTGGGATGCCGCTGGGCGGGCGCGGTCGGCTGCTATCCTATCGCCGATCGAACAAGCGGCCATTGGGCCGGAGGGTTGAAACGTGTGGGAACTGGTCAAGGCCGGTGGCTGGCCGATGGTGCCGCTGCTGCTGTTGGGCGTACTGGCTTTGGCGATCATCCTGGAGCGTTTCTGGTCCCTGCGGCGAACGGAGGTGCTGCCGCCCGGCCTCGGCCAGGAAGTGCGCAACTGGGCTGCGCGCGGCAAGCTCGATCCGGCACACCTGCAGACCCTGCGTACCAACTCGCCGCTGGGCGCGCTGCTGGCCGCCGCACTGGAAGCGCGCAACCGCCCGCGCGACCAGATCCGCGAACGCATTGAAGACACCGGCCGCCACCTGGTGCACCGCATGGAGCGTTTCCTGAACGCGCTGGGCACCATCGCCTCGGCCGGCCCGCTGCTGGGTCTGCTCGGCACGGTCATCGGCATGATCCAGATGTTCCTGGGCATCCTCGACCACGGCGTGGGCGACGTGAACCAGCTGGCCGGCGGCATCGGCAAGGCGCTGGTGTGCACCGCCACCGGCATGATCGTGGCCATCCCGGCGCTGATGTTCCATCGCTACTTCAAGGGCCGCATTCACGGCTACGTGGTGGAAATGGAGCAGGAAGCCAGCGCGCTGCTGGATACGCTCGACGGCCGCCCCGGGGTGATGAACCCGGCCCCGGCCGCGCGTCCGGCCGGCGCCGCCACGGCGAAGGCCTGATCGATGCGTATCGGCAACGACCGATCCCAGGATGAGCCGCATATCGATCTGGTGCCGCTGATCGACGTCATTCTGGTGCTGATCATCTTCTTCGTGGTCACCACCACCTTCGATGCGCGTTCGACGCTGCAGGTGCAGCTGCCGACCGCCAGCCAGCAGCAGACCAACGAGCCGCCGCGTTCGCTCAGCGTGCTGATCAATGCCGAAGGCCGCTACTTCATCAATGACCAGGAAGTACTGCGCAGCGACGTCGAGTCGGTCAAGCAGACCATCGCCGCCGTGGCCGGCAGCGATCGCGAGCAGACCGTGCTGCTGCGTGCCGACGCGCGCACTCCCTACCAGGCCGTGGTGACCGCGCAGGATGCGCTGGGCCAGCTCGGCTTCCGCCGTATTGCCATTGCAACAGCACCCGAGGTGCGTCCATGAGTTCCAATCACGCGCCGGTGTGGCCGATCTACAAACGTCTGCTGGGGTACACCCGTGCCTACTGGGTGTTCATGGTGGCCGCGGTCATCGCCATGGTGGTCGAAGCCCTGGCCGGCTATCACTTCACCAAATTGATGGAACCGCTGGTCAATCGTGGTTTCGTCAATCCGGAACCGCGCATGGCGGTGATCCTGCCGCTGACCATCCTCGGCCTGTTCCTGATGCGCAGCATCGCCACCTGGGTGAGCGACTATGCGCTGGCCAAGACCGGCCGCAGCGTGGTGCGCGACCTGCGCGAACAGGTGCTGGCCAAGTACCTGCATCTGCCGTCCTCGCATTTCGATACCGAAGCGACGCCGGTGATGGTC
Coding sequences:
- a CDS encoding MipA/OmpV family protein, whose translation is MPSLSPTLLRPLLFSAAIGLPLIAHAADRNTGVQAGISAGATSGAYAHYDVKPLVVPSIAWQGERFFASPGSLGMYLYKREGLRLSAAVTPYTLRFKTDDVNDPQLRRLHSRQMSAMAGINGEYSADWGIVEASVMREVTGHGGGMESRLHYSYPIQAGRFTWVPRVGVVHSSARLLDYYYGITDEEALRSGLAAYNPGSATSPSLQIAVSTPLGTKWRATGVVANQWFGDAVKDSPMARRGTQTSAFISLMRSF
- a CDS encoding response regulator transcription factor yields the protein MRILLVEDDPDLSRALQSGLERQGVVADVVGNLAEAALALREPVHQLMLLDRQLPDGDGVAFVATARALRPNLAVIMLTAKGTLSDKVEGLDVGADDYLVKPVAIEELMARIRAVSRRPSAMVTPSLRLGRLEFDFESLQAQVEGQPLALPRRQVLVLQALAMRQGRTVTRSALEAAVYGFDDEIQSNALDAHISKLRKALQQAGAGVEIHVIRGVGYLLAEA
- a CDS encoding sensor histidine kinase, with the protein product MARPIRSITLGLAWRLFLAQAFTVLFAVVALILTWGDKDSWGMDMFTAEAVAKAVHSEGGRLVLDQARWETLNAGAGGNLWFAAVDDKGMWLERGTIPAIHAPLLARLPTVGATELGSLVPPYLDVARVMIRNEDGRRITVMVGGAPKGGLLDGALMVLRLIGLWFFLPLIVVTLLVMPTVIHRAMRGVRRSAQQAKELDIGQPGARLDAQLVSTEVAPLVEAFNDAIDKVQQGYAARDKFLADAAHELRVPIAVVQARLSQLPQGELKSQLLTDVARLGNVAEHLLDLQRLDRNVGALQRLDLALLVREAAADLAPLVVGAGYGFEVDAPEAPVWIHGDSLALGRVIANLVHNAIVHGGGRGTICVRLDTRGLLEVSDQGAGIPVSDREAIFEPFHRLRAAGSGSGLGLHLVKEIVQHHGGSVSVGEAAGGGASFRVNFHRGTVRR
- a CDS encoding DNA internalization-related competence protein ComEC/Rec2; amino-acid sequence: MVSERSAPALFGPGCAAGLVLGALACVQMPALLPLWLSVPMAVAGGAGWLLRWRGRTWAAIVLGLAWATLHGHWALHGQLPPGAPPQDVQVRGRVADLPQSGPGYTRFVLHVDEADTLPALRGRRLQITWNDPWRRSSAHEAEGGRHAVRAGSHWQLSLRVRAPRSRINPGGFDGERHALLRGISGNGTVRDPGAAHERVPAQGLPAWRERSSDAIATQVAHPAARFVQALALGDTRGLSDTDWEHLRALGLTHLVAISGFHVGVVAGFGVLLCRLSWWLCPLLGRYWPRPQAAAWGAALAAAAYAVAAGGALPTVRAALMIGLVALARAGRRPVGAGQGLALAAMVMLLPAPLSVLSAGFWLSFGGVLWLLWCLPRTGPEGVGGGLRGFLAAQGVASLGLLPLCVALFGGTARLGPLVNLPIIPWWTLLVVPLSLLGTGLHALHDGAGRWAWRAAAWLFELSWQALQPLALHPQAMWWLAEAPRWAVPAALLGVFWWLLPRGAGGGLAGLLLCLPLLWPARHAPAEGELELLVHDVGQGTAVLLRTARHALWYDVGPPTGGDGNERILVPVLRALGQGPPQQAMLSHDHLDHTGSLPSLRRQLPGLQLMAPPGSAIGGARPCQQGMRWQWDGVDFQVLHPAPGSRQAENEDSCVLRVASRHGVVLLPGDIGRPAEQVLLHASPAALKADVVLVPHHGSGGSSSAPWVAAVAPRLAVVSAGHRNRFGHPRQDVVQRWQAQGAEVLATADSGAIRVWLGAQGLQLREQRIHASRWWDAAGRARSAAILSPIEQAAIGPEG
- a CDS encoding MotA/TolQ/ExbB proton channel family protein; translated protein: MWELVKAGGWPMVPLLLLGVLALAIILERFWSLRRTEVLPPGLGQEVRNWAARGKLDPAHLQTLRTNSPLGALLAAALEARNRPRDQIRERIEDTGRHLVHRMERFLNALGTIASAGPLLGLLGTVIGMIQMFLGILDHGVGDVNQLAGGIGKALVCTATGMIVAIPALMFHRYFKGRIHGYVVEMEQEASALLDTLDGRPGVMNPAPAARPAGAATAKA
- a CDS encoding ExbD/TolR family protein; this translates as MRIGNDRSQDEPHIDLVPLIDVILVLIIFFVVTTTFDARSTLQVQLPTASQQQTNEPPRSLSVLINAEGRYFINDQEVLRSDVESVKQTIAAVAGSDREQTVLLRADARTPYQAVVTAQDALGQLGFRRIAIATAPEVRP